One Oncorhynchus kisutch isolate 150728-3 linkage group LG13, Okis_V2, whole genome shotgun sequence DNA window includes the following coding sequences:
- the LOC109903022 gene encoding desmoglein-4, translating into MNRGSLPAAAFLLLIFTVLVSVAVVEARHSAGLRRHKREWIIPPQKLDENVDYTKKEFIAKIRSDSDDGTGNVQYFLSGVGASKPPFHLFRVNPDTGFVRITGILDRETIAMYNLSGTAKFTDGSEAEKNIDLRIQVVDQNDNPPIFGDINPGEVYELSPTGTSIMTLTATDADEPGNENSKIAYTIIKQEPPGESMFHITKDGVLKVKQPTLDREVQDWYMLTVKGTDLDGRPEGNTGTGTFRVNIKDVNDNPPTLEKDEYEGSIEENTENVEVMRFKAEDMDMENTPNWAAQFEIVKGNEAGYFSIETDPKTNEGVLILKKSVDYEDVKHLELGIAVANQAPPYNGEGGGGGGGGGSGTGGGGGGSGTGGGGGGSGGSGGGSGGGSSGGSGSGGGGSGGGGGGSWFGGGGSTGKPMKTYPVKIAVKNQPEGPRFDPKVKAIPISEGGDFNINKVIGSYHAIDGDTLMPAQNVRYAKGSDPDNWLTVDELTGDIKLNKMPDRESKFLVNGTYYAKVLCMTQDMPSKTATGMVAIQVEDLNDHCPTLTSNVQTMCITADAITVTAVDKDAFPNGAPFTFTIIPEGTEGVWVVEHLNDTSTILRSQKDLWPGSYAVAMEIRDQQGHACPDLQKLKVDVCTCEDKGKACATRGVKGSTGAVLGPAAIGLLFLGLLTLLLIPLLLLFCTCGGAGGLPGGFTEMPFDAKSQLISYHTEGQGENTEVPLLNAPVQVDTGRVKMVNAGTIAATAGGAGLMIGGGQFQNSSSTMGGGFYQSDGLMDIGYNNGGEIIGHGNGGGFYSEYESREGGGAYEGIALPDHYLEEYYSQKAHCAAENHVQKDSMLVYDYEGQGSPVGSVGCCSLLESDNDLQFLNDLGPKFKTLAEVCRGERFQTEVSAPLPPRPIISMPTAASSVTTNVASRLVSAAPVPASAPAPAPPPAPAQVTHVERAVVRESDRLSNLRQDMVGGSQGQTFLLQQQPMYYTTMQPMMQPVVQQMHYVVEQQVPNIQGMIMVNGPPSGSAQGLVLQGQQVVTGTQAQGTLGRGEGGLIHMGNMSGSQGMMVVDGPVMQGGQMLQGGQMLQGGQVFQGGQVLQGGQLVQGGQVLQGGQAWLQQSSSLQRGGLSGSQSMLVMEGQGGISGGSGVQKGQGRVLGFSQGSMQRNGLSGSHRVLYTTEQSSAAESSAGSQSGIVGLNGFSSKVSVGPASSSRKAVTEKRVVTNQSTSK; encoded by the exons ATGAATCGGGGTTCTTTGCCCGCCGCTGCTTTTTTGCTACTTATATTCACG GTTTTAGTGTCTGTGGCTGTGGTGGAGGCACGTCATTCCGCTGGGCTAAGGAGACACAAGAGGGAATGGATCATCCCTCCCCAGAAACTAGATGAAAATGTAGACTACACCAAGAAAGAGTTTATCGCCAAG atCCGGTCAGATTCAGACGATGGGACTGGTAATGTGCAGTACTTCCTATCTGGGGTGGGAGCttctaaaccccccttccacctgtTCAGAGTGAACCCTGACACCGGCTTTGTAAGAATCACTGGTATCCTGGACCGGGAGACTATCGCCATGTACAAT tTGTCAGGTACCGCTAAGTTCACTGATGGCAGTGAAGCAGAAAAGAACATTGATTTGAGGATCCAAGTTGTGGATCAAAATGATAACCCTCCTATTTTCGGTGATATTAACCCAGGAGAGGTGTACGAGCTTAGCCCAACAG GCACGTCCATCATGACATTGACTGCAACAGACGCTGACGAACCAGGGAATGAGAACTCTAAGATTGCCTACACCATAATTAAACAGGAGCCTCCAGGAGAGAGCATGTTCCACATCACCAAGGATGGAGTACTGAAAGTAAAACAGCCCACACTGGACAGAGAG GTGCAGGACTGGTACATGCTGACAGTGAAAGGTACAGATCTAGATGGTAGACCAGAGGGCAACACCGGCACCGGAACCTTTAGAGTCAACATCAAGGATGTGAACGACAATCCTCCCACTCTGGAGAAAGATGAG TATGAGGGCAGTATTGAGGAGAACACAGAGAACGTGGAGGTGATGAGGTTCAAAGCGGAGGACATGGACATGGAGAACACTCCTAACTGGGCGGCTCAGTTTGAAATCGTCAAGGGAAACGAGGCGGGCTACTTCAGCATTGAGACAGACCCCAAGACCAACGAGGGAGTTCTGATACTCAAGAAG TCTGTAGACTATGAAGATGTCAAACACCTTGAGCTGGGAATAGCCGTAGCTAACCAGGCTCCACCTTATaatggtgaaggaggaggaggaggaggaggaggaggaagtgggacaggaggaggaggaggaggaagtgggacaggaggaggaggaggcggcagTGGAGGCAGTGGAGGCGGCAGTGGAGGAGGCAGCAGTGGAGGAAGcggcagtggaggaggaggcagtggaggaggaggtggaggatcgTGGTTTGGTGGTGGAGGTTCTACAGGGAAACCTATGAAGACCTACCCAGTGAAGATCGCTGTGAAGAACCAGCCAGAGGGGCCACGGTTTGACCCCAAGGTCAAGGCTATCCCCATCTCAGAGGGAGGAGACTTCAACATCAACAAGGTGATCGGCTCCTACCATGCCATCGACGGAGACACACTAATGCCTGCACAGAACGTCag GTATGCTAAGGGCTCTGACCCAGACAACTGGCTGACAGTTGATGAGTTGACTGGGGATATTAAACTCAATAAGATGCCTGACAGAGAGTCCAAGTTCCTGGTCAACGGGACATACTACGCCAAAGTTCTCTGCATGACCCAAG ACATGCCCTCTAAGACAGCCACGGGTATGGTAGCCATCCAAGTGGAGGACTTGAACGACCACTGCCCCACGCTTACTAGTAACGTTCAGACCATGTGTATAACAGCCGATGCTATTACCGTGACTGCAGTGGACAAGGATGCGTTCCCCAACGGAGCCCCCTTCACCTTCACCATCATcccagagggaacagagggagtgTGGGTGGTCGAGCACCTAAACG ACACCTCGACCATCCTGAGGTCCCAAAAGGATTTGTGGCCGGGCTCCTACGCAGTTGCCATGGAGATCCGCGACCAGCAGGGGCACGCTTGTCCTGACTTGCAGAAGCTAAAGGTAGATGTCTGCACGTGTGAGGACAAAGGGAAGGCGTGTGCGACGCGAGGAGTTAAGGGCTCTACTGGGGCAGTTCTAGGGCCTGCAGCAATTGGACTGCTCTTCCTGGGTCTGCTGACGCTACTGC TAATCCCTCTCCTGCTGTTGTTCTGTACGTGTGGGGGTGCCGGAGGTCTTCCTGGGGGCTTCACTGAGATGCCCTTTGACGCCAAGTCACAACTTATATCCTACCACACTGAGGGACAGGGGGAGAACACG GAAGTACCTCTGCTGAACGCACCAGTTCAGGTCGACACAGGAAGGGTCAAAATGGTCAATGCGGGAACCATTGCAGCAACGGCCGGAGGGGCGGGGCTAATGATAGGTGGTGGTCAGTTCCAGAACTCCTCCTCCACGATGGGCGGTGGATTCTACCAATCAGACGGCCTTATGGATATTGGATATAATAATGGAGGAGAGATAATCGGCCATGGGAATGGAGGGGGCTTTTATTCTGAGTATGAGagcagagaaggaggaggagcctATGAAGGCATCGCCCTGCCTGATCACTACCTGGAGGAGTACTACTCTCAG AAAGCTCACTGTGCAGCTGAAAACCACGTCCAGAAGGACAGTATGTTGGTGTATGACTACGAGGGCCAGGGCTCTCCTGTGGGCTCGGTGGGATGCTGCAGTCTCCTGGAATCTGACAACGACCTCCAGTTCCTCAATGACCTAGGGCCAAAGTTCAAGACCCTGGCCGAGGTGTGCCGCGGAGAGAGGTTCCAAACCGAAGTCTCTGCGCCTCTGCCACCCAGACCCATCATCTCCATGCCAACAGCAGCCAGCAGTGTGACGACCAATGTGGCGTCCAGACTGGTTTCCGCCGCCCCGGTCCCAGCCTCGGCACCAGCCCCAGCACCGCCCCCTGCCCCGGCCCAGGTGACACACGTTGAGAGGGCTGTGGTGAGGGAGTCAGATCGTTTGTCTAATCTGAGGCAGGACATGGTGGGAGGAAGCCAGGGCCAGACCTTCCTACTGCAGCAACAGCCTATGTACTACACCACCATGCAGCCTATGATGCAGCCCGTGGTGCAGCAGATGCACTATGTAGTGGAGCAACAGGTTCCCAACATACAGGGCATGATAATGGTCAACGGGCCTCCGTCAGGCTCGGCCCAGGGCCTAGTGCTGCAAGGGCAACAGGTGGTGACCGGTACCCAGGCTCAGGGCACGCTtggcaggggagagggaggcCTGATCCATATGGGGAACATGTCTGGTTCTCAGGGTATGATGGTGGTGGATGGGCCGGTGATGCAGGGGGGGCAGATGCTCCAAGGGGGGCAAATGCTGCAGGGGGGGCAGGTTTTTCAGGGAGGGCAAGTTCTTCAGGGGGGGCAGTTGGTACAAGGGGGTCAGGTCCTTCAGGGGGGTCAGGCCTGGCTGCAGCAGAGTAGCTCCCTGCAGCGAGGGGGCTTATCAGGGTCACAGAGCATGCTGGTGATGGAGGGACAGGGGGGTATCAGTGGAGGTAGTGGGGTGCAGAAAGGCCAGGGAAGGGTGTTAGGGTTCTCCCAGGGGTCCATGCAGAGGAACGGCCTCTCTGGCTCACACAGAGTCCTCTACACCACAGAGCAGAGCTCAGCCGCAGAGTCCAGCGCAGGCTCACAGAGCGGCATTGTAGGATTGAACGGGTTCTCCAGCAAGGTCAGCGTAGGCCCCGCATCCTCCTCCCGCAAGGCGgtgacagagaaaagagttgtGACCAACCAGAGCACCAGTAAATAA